One genomic window of Onychostoma macrolepis isolate SWU-2019 chromosome 25, ASM1243209v1, whole genome shotgun sequence includes the following:
- the LOC131534944 gene encoding early endosome antigen 1 isoform X1, whose product MAKWRGERRSLSPSGFWSGQEWDADPGRTSFWRTLRSQSPLALSDLDLWDSRSLLKARKSPAWSCVGLSGLTDRSKISTSTLGSQKRRGSPGMTRWSSTSRLAPEGAPRSHSSAEDFELRAALEESSTRRAELIQRLRETRGHLDAQTDLLKTKGSQLQQSQSISNVLEMKHKQLSEAVSALEQDKEAAELSRFEESRRQGELHDKVLQLELDILKMRSNLERRSPPTSPNPLSRTLPAAKDQTLREGQRQVEKEIKKLREALRKAEERTDDLEYEKDSALRQLHSSEERKHEAINQAEELEQRLSSSIQTQKELEDQLNESRSRLEQMELEKDLFSTKTRRLEDNLNDLKVKLSGALMDKDHLVQEKAELHQRIQALDLQLQREQRSKQGFTEQVCELHHELSQAKSQTNKQKMETMLMKEELLSIKELNEKLSSDLTKATERLQVTLNQLHELEAEKLIQTNQIAALETERLQLIGEKGELRKTFDDGLHEKMIELGERCCQHRESQDSLEQENQTLQLKCQDLEKKVQILEAGYKHKEEEQQQMKAAFEREKEELRKLAAHWNERWLDVAMTLCSTQAELDELKSQQRVNDNVSLEDVDGELVQVKAELLKVRDMLKIRDTELAEQLQEQQSARLQVSQQSGEVQRLEQLLAKRDQEIKEKDQDLKNLEIQRITEKAEAQIKLSALEQEIFGHKGLLLRKEVVSECSPEDLESPKPLLEESRRQAELEQEEPPQQSKPEKESPLETKKQKPADSDLVDPNQQRRLVTEQLKSLFREREQRGERSPVFTRRSGLVDSKVQNATSTKNWNAVDTLNHQGRKIQKLEQELQQGAAKRSSSQISVSQGGPEGGEEQKQPTNLKNHSKTTQMSAVRDAMENLKERNENLLEAKVISPEPNLQQDKFPLGCSDGTFLARHVEVCDSDLEDTEGSI is encoded by the exons ATGGCCAAGTGGAGAGGAGAAAGAAGAAGCCTTTCACCTTCAGGATTCTGGAGTGGGCAGGAATGGGACGCTGACCCGGGCCGTACATCTTTCTGGCGCACTCTTAGGTCTCAAAGTCCCCTCGCTCTCTCGGATCTTGACTTGTGGGATAGCAGATCTCTTCTTAAAGCTCGG AAATCTCCAGCATGGAGTTGTGTAGGCTTATCTGGATTGACTGACCGTTCAAAAATCAGCACTAG TACTCTTGGCAGCCAGAAACGCAGGGGCTCCCCAGGCATGACGAGATGGTCATCTACATCCCGTCTGGCTCCAGAAGGAGCTCCGCGATCACACTCTTCTGCTGAAGACTTTGAGCTCAGAGCTGCTCTGGAGGAAAGCAGCACGAGGAGAGCAGAGCTCATCCAGAGGCTCCGAGAGACCAGAGGTCACCTGGATGCTCAGACAGACCTTCTGAAAACCAAAGGATCTCAGCTTCAACAAAGCCAGAGCATCTCAAACGTCCTGGAGATGAAGCACAAG CAGCTGTCTGAAGCAGTGAGTGCTCTTGAACAAGACAAGGAAGCTGCAGAGCTGAGCCGATTTGAGGAAAGCCGCCGTCAAGGGGAATTACATGACAA AGTTCTGCAGCTTGAGTTGGACATTTTGAAGATGAGGTCTAACCTGGAGAGAAGAAGTCCACCCACTTCACCAAACCCTCTCAGCAGAACTCTGCCCGCTGCAAAAGACCAAACCCTCAGAGAG GGACAGAGGCAGGTTGAGAAAGAGATAAAGAAGCTCAGAGAAGCTCTCAGGAAAGCAGAGGAGAGAACAGATGACCTGGAGTATGAGAAAGACAGCGCACTGAGACAGCTCCACTCCTCTGAAGAG AGGAAACATGAGGCAATTAACCAAGCAGAAGAGTTGGAACAAAGACTGAGCAGCTCCATCCAGACCCAGAAAGAGCTAGAAGACCAGCTGAACGAGTCCCGCAGCCGTCTGGAACAAATGGAGCTG GAAAAAGACCTGTTTTCCACTAAAACCCGGAGACTAGAAGACAATCTGAATGACTTAAAGGTCAAACTATCCGGAGCTTTAATGGACAAAGACCATCTTGTCCAG GAGAAAGCAGAGCTGCATCAGAGGATCCAGGCTTTGGATCTGCAGTTGCAGAGGGAGCAGAGGAGCAAACAGGGCTTCACTGAGCAGGTGTGTGAGCTCCATCATGAGCTGTCTCAAGCTAAGAGCCAGACCAACAAACAGAAGATGGAAACCATGCTGATGAAGGAGGAGCTGCTTTCCATTAAAGAG TTGAACGAAAAGCTGTCGTCTGATCTGACCAAAGCTACAGAGAGACTACAGGTGACTCTTAACCAGCTACACGAGCTGGAGGCAGAGAAACTGATCCAAACCAATCAGATTGCGGCACTGGAGACTGAGCGCTTGCAGCTGATAGGAGAGAAAGGGGAACTGAGGAAAACATTTGATGATGGGCTTCATGAGAAGATGATAGAGCTGGGAGAGAGATGCTGCCAGCACAG AGAATCGCAGGACAGTCTAGAACAAGAAAATCAGACTCTGCAATTAAAATGTCAAGACCTggaaaaaaaagtccaaatCTTGGAGGCGGGGTATAAGCATAAAGAGGAGGAGCAACAGCAAATGAAGGCGGCGTTTGAGCGGGAAAAGGAGGAGTTGAGGAAACTGGCTGCTCATTGGAACGAGAGGTGGCTGGATGTGGCGATGACGTTGTGCTCGACACAAGCAGAACTCGATGAGCTCAAGAGTCAACAGCGAGTGAATGACAAT GTGTCTCTTGAAGATGTGGATGGAGAGTTGGTGCAGGTGAAGGCGGAGCTGCTGAAGGTGAGGGACATGCTGAAGATCAGAGACACTGAGCTGGCGGAACAGCTACAGGAGCAGCAGTCTGCTCGCCTTCAG GTGTCACAACAGAGCGGTGAGGTCCAGAGGTTGGAGCAGCTTCTTGCAAAGAGAGATCaagaaattaaagaaaa GGATCAAGATCTGAAGAACCTGGAGATACAGAGGATAACAGAGAAAGCAGAGGCTCAGATCAAGTTATCCGCCCTGGAGCAGGAG ATTTTTGGACATAAAGGTCTGCTGTTGAGAAAGGAAGTGGTCAGTGAATGCAGTCCTGAGGACTTAGAGTCACCGAAGCCCCTGCTAGAAG AAAGCAGAAGGCAAGCAGAGCTTGAGCAGGAGGAACCTCCCCAGCAG AGCAAACCAGAGAAAGAATCTCCATTAGAGACTAAAAAACAGAAACCTGCAGATTCAGACCTTGTAGATCCAAACCAACAGAGGAGGCTGGTCACAGAGCAG CTGAAAAGTCtgttcagagagagagagcagcgTGGAGAGAG GTCTCCAGTTTTCACAAGAAGATCTGGTTTGGTCGACAGCAAGGTCCAAAATGCTACAAGTACTAAG AACTGGAATGCTGTTGACACATTAAACCATCAGGGAAGAAAAATACAGAAACTGGAGCAAGAACTCCAGCAGGGGGCAGCAAAGAGGTCTTCATCCCAGATCTCAGTCTCTCAGGGGGGACCGGAAGGAGGGGAGGAGCAGAAACAGCCAACCAATCTGAAGAACCACAGCAAGACAACCCAG ATGTCAGCAGTGAGAGATGCAATGGAAAATCTAAAAGAGAGAAATGAAAATCTGCTTGAAG CCAAAGTAATATCTCCTGAACCAAACTTACAACAGGACAAATTTCCCCTGGGCTGCAGTGATGGAACATTCCTTGCAAGGCACGTTGAGGTTTGTGACTCAGATTTGGAAGATACGGAAGGGTCCATTTGA
- the LOC131534944 gene encoding early endosome antigen 1 isoform X5 — protein sequence MAKWRGERRSLSPSGFWSGQEWDADPGRTSFWRTLRSQSPLALSDLDLWDSRSLLKARKSPAWSCVGLSGLTDRSKISTSTLGSQKRRGSPGMTRWSSTSRLAPEGAPRSHSSAEDFELRAALEESSTRRAELIQRLRETRGHLDAQTDLLKTKGSQLQQSQSISNVLEMKHKQLSEAVSALEQDKEAAELSRFEESRRQGELHDKVLQLELDILKMRSNLERRSPPTSPNPLSRTLPAAKDQTLREGQRQVEKEIKKLREALRKAEERTDDLEYEKDSALRQLHSSEERKHEAINQAEELEQRLSSSIQTQKELEDQLNESRSRLEQMELEKDLFSTKTRRLEDNLNDLKVKLSGALMDKDHLVQEKAELHQRIQALDLQLQREQRSKQGFTEQVCELHHELSQAKSQTNKQKMETMLMKEELLSIKELNEKLSSDLTKATERLQVTLNQLHELEAEKLIQTNQIAALETERLQLIGEKGELRKTFDDGLHEKMIELGERCCQHRESQDSLEQENQTLQLKCQDLEKKVQILEAGYKHKEEEQQQMKAAFEREKEELRKLAAHWNERWLDVAMTLCSTQAELDELKSQQRVNDNVSLEDVDGELVQVKAELLKVRDMLKIRDTELAEQLQEQQSARLQVSQQSGEVQRLEQLLAKRDQEIKEKDQDLKNLEIQRITEKAEAQIKLSALEQEIFGHKGLLLRKEVVSECSPEDLESPKPLLEESRRQAELEQEEPPQQSKPEKESPLETKKQKPADSDLVDPNQQRRLVTEQLKSLFREREQRGERSPVFTRRSGLVDSKVQNATSTKNWNAVDTLNHQGRKIQKLEQELQQGAAKRSSSQISVSQGGPEGGEEQKQPTNLKNHSKTTQDKFPLGCSDGTFLARHVEVCDSDLEDTEGSI from the exons ATGGCCAAGTGGAGAGGAGAAAGAAGAAGCCTTTCACCTTCAGGATTCTGGAGTGGGCAGGAATGGGACGCTGACCCGGGCCGTACATCTTTCTGGCGCACTCTTAGGTCTCAAAGTCCCCTCGCTCTCTCGGATCTTGACTTGTGGGATAGCAGATCTCTTCTTAAAGCTCGG AAATCTCCAGCATGGAGTTGTGTAGGCTTATCTGGATTGACTGACCGTTCAAAAATCAGCACTAG TACTCTTGGCAGCCAGAAACGCAGGGGCTCCCCAGGCATGACGAGATGGTCATCTACATCCCGTCTGGCTCCAGAAGGAGCTCCGCGATCACACTCTTCTGCTGAAGACTTTGAGCTCAGAGCTGCTCTGGAGGAAAGCAGCACGAGGAGAGCAGAGCTCATCCAGAGGCTCCGAGAGACCAGAGGTCACCTGGATGCTCAGACAGACCTTCTGAAAACCAAAGGATCTCAGCTTCAACAAAGCCAGAGCATCTCAAACGTCCTGGAGATGAAGCACAAG CAGCTGTCTGAAGCAGTGAGTGCTCTTGAACAAGACAAGGAAGCTGCAGAGCTGAGCCGATTTGAGGAAAGCCGCCGTCAAGGGGAATTACATGACAA AGTTCTGCAGCTTGAGTTGGACATTTTGAAGATGAGGTCTAACCTGGAGAGAAGAAGTCCACCCACTTCACCAAACCCTCTCAGCAGAACTCTGCCCGCTGCAAAAGACCAAACCCTCAGAGAG GGACAGAGGCAGGTTGAGAAAGAGATAAAGAAGCTCAGAGAAGCTCTCAGGAAAGCAGAGGAGAGAACAGATGACCTGGAGTATGAGAAAGACAGCGCACTGAGACAGCTCCACTCCTCTGAAGAG AGGAAACATGAGGCAATTAACCAAGCAGAAGAGTTGGAACAAAGACTGAGCAGCTCCATCCAGACCCAGAAAGAGCTAGAAGACCAGCTGAACGAGTCCCGCAGCCGTCTGGAACAAATGGAGCTG GAAAAAGACCTGTTTTCCACTAAAACCCGGAGACTAGAAGACAATCTGAATGACTTAAAGGTCAAACTATCCGGAGCTTTAATGGACAAAGACCATCTTGTCCAG GAGAAAGCAGAGCTGCATCAGAGGATCCAGGCTTTGGATCTGCAGTTGCAGAGGGAGCAGAGGAGCAAACAGGGCTTCACTGAGCAGGTGTGTGAGCTCCATCATGAGCTGTCTCAAGCTAAGAGCCAGACCAACAAACAGAAGATGGAAACCATGCTGATGAAGGAGGAGCTGCTTTCCATTAAAGAG TTGAACGAAAAGCTGTCGTCTGATCTGACCAAAGCTACAGAGAGACTACAGGTGACTCTTAACCAGCTACACGAGCTGGAGGCAGAGAAACTGATCCAAACCAATCAGATTGCGGCACTGGAGACTGAGCGCTTGCAGCTGATAGGAGAGAAAGGGGAACTGAGGAAAACATTTGATGATGGGCTTCATGAGAAGATGATAGAGCTGGGAGAGAGATGCTGCCAGCACAG AGAATCGCAGGACAGTCTAGAACAAGAAAATCAGACTCTGCAATTAAAATGTCAAGACCTggaaaaaaaagtccaaatCTTGGAGGCGGGGTATAAGCATAAAGAGGAGGAGCAACAGCAAATGAAGGCGGCGTTTGAGCGGGAAAAGGAGGAGTTGAGGAAACTGGCTGCTCATTGGAACGAGAGGTGGCTGGATGTGGCGATGACGTTGTGCTCGACACAAGCAGAACTCGATGAGCTCAAGAGTCAACAGCGAGTGAATGACAAT GTGTCTCTTGAAGATGTGGATGGAGAGTTGGTGCAGGTGAAGGCGGAGCTGCTGAAGGTGAGGGACATGCTGAAGATCAGAGACACTGAGCTGGCGGAACAGCTACAGGAGCAGCAGTCTGCTCGCCTTCAG GTGTCACAACAGAGCGGTGAGGTCCAGAGGTTGGAGCAGCTTCTTGCAAAGAGAGATCaagaaattaaagaaaa GGATCAAGATCTGAAGAACCTGGAGATACAGAGGATAACAGAGAAAGCAGAGGCTCAGATCAAGTTATCCGCCCTGGAGCAGGAG ATTTTTGGACATAAAGGTCTGCTGTTGAGAAAGGAAGTGGTCAGTGAATGCAGTCCTGAGGACTTAGAGTCACCGAAGCCCCTGCTAGAAG AAAGCAGAAGGCAAGCAGAGCTTGAGCAGGAGGAACCTCCCCAGCAG AGCAAACCAGAGAAAGAATCTCCATTAGAGACTAAAAAACAGAAACCTGCAGATTCAGACCTTGTAGATCCAAACCAACAGAGGAGGCTGGTCACAGAGCAG CTGAAAAGTCtgttcagagagagagagcagcgTGGAGAGAG GTCTCCAGTTTTCACAAGAAGATCTGGTTTGGTCGACAGCAAGGTCCAAAATGCTACAAGTACTAAG AACTGGAATGCTGTTGACACATTAAACCATCAGGGAAGAAAAATACAGAAACTGGAGCAAGAACTCCAGCAGGGGGCAGCAAAGAGGTCTTCATCCCAGATCTCAGTCTCTCAGGGGGGACCGGAAGGAGGGGAGGAGCAGAAACAGCCAACCAATCTGAAGAACCACAGCAAGACAACCCAG GACAAATTTCCCCTGGGCTGCAGTGATGGAACATTCCTTGCAAGGCACGTTGAGGTTTGTGACTCAGATTTGGAAGATACGGAAGGGTCCATTTGA
- the LOC131534944 gene encoding early endosome antigen 1 isoform X3, with the protein MAKWRGERRSLSPSGFWSGQEWDADPGRTSFWRTLRSQSPLALSDLDLWDSRSLLKARKSPAWSCVGLSGLTDRSKISTSQKRRGSPGMTRWSSTSRLAPEGAPRSHSSAEDFELRAALEESSTRRAELIQRLRETRGHLDAQTDLLKTKGSQLQQSQSISNVLEMKHKQLSEAVSALEQDKEAAELSRFEESRRQGELHDKVLQLELDILKMRSNLERRSPPTSPNPLSRTLPAAKDQTLREGQRQVEKEIKKLREALRKAEERTDDLEYEKDSALRQLHSSEERKHEAINQAEELEQRLSSSIQTQKELEDQLNESRSRLEQMELEKDLFSTKTRRLEDNLNDLKVKLSGALMDKDHLVQEKAELHQRIQALDLQLQREQRSKQGFTEQVCELHHELSQAKSQTNKQKMETMLMKEELLSIKELNEKLSSDLTKATERLQVTLNQLHELEAEKLIQTNQIAALETERLQLIGEKGELRKTFDDGLHEKMIELGERCCQHRESQDSLEQENQTLQLKCQDLEKKVQILEAGYKHKEEEQQQMKAAFEREKEELRKLAAHWNERWLDVAMTLCSTQAELDELKSQQRVNDNVSLEDVDGELVQVKAELLKVRDMLKIRDTELAEQLQEQQSARLQVSQQSGEVQRLEQLLAKRDQEIKEKDQDLKNLEIQRITEKAEAQIKLSALEQEIFGHKGLLLRKEVVSECSPEDLESPKPLLEESRRQAELEQEEPPQQSKPEKESPLETKKQKPADSDLVDPNQQRRLVTEQLKSLFREREQRGERSPVFTRRSGLVDSKVQNATSTKNWNAVDTLNHQGRKIQKLEQELQQGAAKRSSSQISVSQGGPEGGEEQKQPTNLKNHSKTTQMSAVRDAMENLKERNENLLEAKVISPEPNLQQDKFPLGCSDGTFLARHVEVCDSDLEDTEGSI; encoded by the exons ATGGCCAAGTGGAGAGGAGAAAGAAGAAGCCTTTCACCTTCAGGATTCTGGAGTGGGCAGGAATGGGACGCTGACCCGGGCCGTACATCTTTCTGGCGCACTCTTAGGTCTCAAAGTCCCCTCGCTCTCTCGGATCTTGACTTGTGGGATAGCAGATCTCTTCTTAAAGCTCGG AAATCTCCAGCATGGAGTTGTGTAGGCTTATCTGGATTGACTGACCGTTCAAAAATCAGCACTAG CCAGAAACGCAGGGGCTCCCCAGGCATGACGAGATGGTCATCTACATCCCGTCTGGCTCCAGAAGGAGCTCCGCGATCACACTCTTCTGCTGAAGACTTTGAGCTCAGAGCTGCTCTGGAGGAAAGCAGCACGAGGAGAGCAGAGCTCATCCAGAGGCTCCGAGAGACCAGAGGTCACCTGGATGCTCAGACAGACCTTCTGAAAACCAAAGGATCTCAGCTTCAACAAAGCCAGAGCATCTCAAACGTCCTGGAGATGAAGCACAAG CAGCTGTCTGAAGCAGTGAGTGCTCTTGAACAAGACAAGGAAGCTGCAGAGCTGAGCCGATTTGAGGAAAGCCGCCGTCAAGGGGAATTACATGACAA AGTTCTGCAGCTTGAGTTGGACATTTTGAAGATGAGGTCTAACCTGGAGAGAAGAAGTCCACCCACTTCACCAAACCCTCTCAGCAGAACTCTGCCCGCTGCAAAAGACCAAACCCTCAGAGAG GGACAGAGGCAGGTTGAGAAAGAGATAAAGAAGCTCAGAGAAGCTCTCAGGAAAGCAGAGGAGAGAACAGATGACCTGGAGTATGAGAAAGACAGCGCACTGAGACAGCTCCACTCCTCTGAAGAG AGGAAACATGAGGCAATTAACCAAGCAGAAGAGTTGGAACAAAGACTGAGCAGCTCCATCCAGACCCAGAAAGAGCTAGAAGACCAGCTGAACGAGTCCCGCAGCCGTCTGGAACAAATGGAGCTG GAAAAAGACCTGTTTTCCACTAAAACCCGGAGACTAGAAGACAATCTGAATGACTTAAAGGTCAAACTATCCGGAGCTTTAATGGACAAAGACCATCTTGTCCAG GAGAAAGCAGAGCTGCATCAGAGGATCCAGGCTTTGGATCTGCAGTTGCAGAGGGAGCAGAGGAGCAAACAGGGCTTCACTGAGCAGGTGTGTGAGCTCCATCATGAGCTGTCTCAAGCTAAGAGCCAGACCAACAAACAGAAGATGGAAACCATGCTGATGAAGGAGGAGCTGCTTTCCATTAAAGAG TTGAACGAAAAGCTGTCGTCTGATCTGACCAAAGCTACAGAGAGACTACAGGTGACTCTTAACCAGCTACACGAGCTGGAGGCAGAGAAACTGATCCAAACCAATCAGATTGCGGCACTGGAGACTGAGCGCTTGCAGCTGATAGGAGAGAAAGGGGAACTGAGGAAAACATTTGATGATGGGCTTCATGAGAAGATGATAGAGCTGGGAGAGAGATGCTGCCAGCACAG AGAATCGCAGGACAGTCTAGAACAAGAAAATCAGACTCTGCAATTAAAATGTCAAGACCTggaaaaaaaagtccaaatCTTGGAGGCGGGGTATAAGCATAAAGAGGAGGAGCAACAGCAAATGAAGGCGGCGTTTGAGCGGGAAAAGGAGGAGTTGAGGAAACTGGCTGCTCATTGGAACGAGAGGTGGCTGGATGTGGCGATGACGTTGTGCTCGACACAAGCAGAACTCGATGAGCTCAAGAGTCAACAGCGAGTGAATGACAAT GTGTCTCTTGAAGATGTGGATGGAGAGTTGGTGCAGGTGAAGGCGGAGCTGCTGAAGGTGAGGGACATGCTGAAGATCAGAGACACTGAGCTGGCGGAACAGCTACAGGAGCAGCAGTCTGCTCGCCTTCAG GTGTCACAACAGAGCGGTGAGGTCCAGAGGTTGGAGCAGCTTCTTGCAAAGAGAGATCaagaaattaaagaaaa GGATCAAGATCTGAAGAACCTGGAGATACAGAGGATAACAGAGAAAGCAGAGGCTCAGATCAAGTTATCCGCCCTGGAGCAGGAG ATTTTTGGACATAAAGGTCTGCTGTTGAGAAAGGAAGTGGTCAGTGAATGCAGTCCTGAGGACTTAGAGTCACCGAAGCCCCTGCTAGAAG AAAGCAGAAGGCAAGCAGAGCTTGAGCAGGAGGAACCTCCCCAGCAG AGCAAACCAGAGAAAGAATCTCCATTAGAGACTAAAAAACAGAAACCTGCAGATTCAGACCTTGTAGATCCAAACCAACAGAGGAGGCTGGTCACAGAGCAG CTGAAAAGTCtgttcagagagagagagcagcgTGGAGAGAG GTCTCCAGTTTTCACAAGAAGATCTGGTTTGGTCGACAGCAAGGTCCAAAATGCTACAAGTACTAAG AACTGGAATGCTGTTGACACATTAAACCATCAGGGAAGAAAAATACAGAAACTGGAGCAAGAACTCCAGCAGGGGGCAGCAAAGAGGTCTTCATCCCAGATCTCAGTCTCTCAGGGGGGACCGGAAGGAGGGGAGGAGCAGAAACAGCCAACCAATCTGAAGAACCACAGCAAGACAACCCAG ATGTCAGCAGTGAGAGATGCAATGGAAAATCTAAAAGAGAGAAATGAAAATCTGCTTGAAG CCAAAGTAATATCTCCTGAACCAAACTTACAACAGGACAAATTTCCCCTGGGCTGCAGTGATGGAACATTCCTTGCAAGGCACGTTGAGGTTTGTGACTCAGATTTGGAAGATACGGAAGGGTCCATTTGA